In a single window of the Novosphingobium sp. IK01 genome:
- the hemN gene encoding oxygen-independent coproporphyrinogen III oxidase, with the protein MSHDAGPAAQITTAIAPNTPPNASRFPASNAGSGERFADWIWYPELLARPVPRYTSYPTAAEFADAPMEEAQRAGLAALSGPVSLYLHIPYCQEICWYCGCNTGAANRGSRLSGYLSALHREIELVARAIGPDARVTRIAFGGGSPNAISPTDFVRLIDTLTLNFQLNRPVLSVELDPRSLIPQWFTALRGVGVIKASLGVQTFDPRVQAAIGRVQPEADIARAMDGLRAAGVDSINFDMMYGLPHQDEDVLARSLATAIAMKPDRMALFGYAHVPHVIPRQRRIDAAALPGQRARFAMAAQGSAQLRAAGYETIGFDHFALPHDAMARARHAGTLRRNFQGFTDDAAPVLVGLGASSVSQWPGLLVQNEKNAGRYREAIEAGRLPGTRGVVQTAEDQRRAALIEALLCQEAVDLPADIREAIAPDLDPFIARGLARLEGGRLELLPGSEPYHRSVAVLLDAYRGQGHQFSSAV; encoded by the coding sequence ATGTCGCATGATGCAGGCCCAGCTGCGCAGATCACTACCGCTATTGCCCCCAATACTCCCCCCAATGCCTCGCGGTTTCCTGCTTCGAACGCCGGTTCGGGCGAGCGGTTTGCCGACTGGATCTGGTATCCCGAATTGCTGGCCCGGCCCGTGCCGCGCTACACCAGCTATCCCACGGCGGCCGAATTTGCAGATGCGCCGATGGAAGAGGCCCAGCGGGCCGGGCTGGCCGCGCTGTCGGGCCCTGTCTCGCTCTATCTGCACATCCCCTATTGCCAGGAAATCTGCTGGTATTGCGGCTGCAACACCGGGGCGGCCAATCGCGGATCGCGCCTTTCGGGCTATCTTTCGGCGCTCCATCGCGAGATCGAACTGGTTGCCCGTGCCATCGGGCCCGACGCCAGGGTCACCCGCATCGCCTTTGGCGGGGGGAGCCCCAACGCGATTTCGCCGACCGATTTCGTGCGGCTGATCGATACGCTCACGCTCAATTTCCAGCTCAACCGCCCGGTTCTTTCGGTCGAACTCGATCCGCGCAGCCTGATCCCGCAATGGTTTACCGCACTGCGCGGCGTGGGGGTGATCAAGGCCAGCCTGGGCGTGCAGACGTTCGATCCGCGCGTGCAGGCCGCGATTGGCCGTGTCCAGCCCGAAGCAGACATTGCCCGCGCGATGGATGGCTTGCGCGCGGCGGGTGTCGATTCGATCAATTTCGACATGATGTACGGGCTCCCCCATCAGGACGAGGACGTGCTCGCGCGCAGTCTGGCCACGGCCATCGCCATGAAGCCCGACCGGATGGCGCTGTTCGGCTATGCCCATGTCCCCCATGTGATCCCGCGCCAGCGGCGGATCGATGCCGCCGCGCTGCCCGGCCAGCGCGCGCGCTTTGCCATGGCCGCGCAAGGCTCGGCCCAGTTGCGCGCGGCGGGGTACGAGACGATCGGTTTTGATCATTTCGCGCTGCCCCACGATGCTATGGCCCGCGCGCGCCATGCCGGCACGCTGCGTCGCAATTTTCAGGGGTTTACCGATGATGCCGCGCCGGTTCTGGTCGGGCTGGGGGCGTCCTCGGTCAGCCAGTGGCCGGGGCTGCTGGTCCAGAACGAGAAGAACGCCGGGCGTTATCGCGAGGCGATCGAGGCCGGTCGCCTGCCCGGCACGCGCGGGGTGGTCCAGACCGCCGAGGACCAGCGCCGCGCCGCGCTGATCGAGGCCCTGCTGTGTCAGGAGGCGGTCGACCTGCCAGCAGACATCCGCGAGGCCATCGCGCCCGATCTCGATCCGTTCATCGCGCGCGGCCTTGCCCGTCTGGAAGGGGGGCGGCTCGAACTCCTGCCCGGCAGCGAGCCCTATCACCGCTCCGTCGCGGTCCTGCTCGACGCCTATCGCGGACAAGGCCATCAGTTCAGCTCGGCCGTCTGA
- the eda gene encoding bifunctional 4-hydroxy-2-oxoglutarate aldolase/2-dehydro-3-deoxy-phosphogluconate aldolase, protein MKPIEAIMRTAPVIPVLVIDDLAHALPVARALVKGGLRVLEVTLRTPAALEAITAMKAVEGAIVGAGTVTNPADLKSAIDAGAEFIVSPGLTERLGQAAVESGIPFLPGTANAADIMRGLDLGLTHFKFFPASTSGGLPALKALAAPFYQARFCPTGGISAATAPEWLGFDRVLCVGGSWVVPKGVPDEAEIERLAREASTLGKD, encoded by the coding sequence ATGAAGCCTATCGAAGCCATCATGCGCACCGCGCCGGTCATTCCCGTGCTGGTGATCGATGATCTGGCCCATGCCCTTCCGGTGGCCCGTGCGCTCGTCAAGGGCGGGCTGCGTGTTCTCGAAGTGACCTTGCGCACCCCCGCCGCGCTGGAGGCGATCACCGCGATGAAGGCCGTTGAAGGCGCCATCGTGGGCGCGGGCACCGTCACCAACCCGGCGGACCTCAAGAGCGCGATCGACGCGGGCGCCGAATTCATCGTCTCGCCCGGCCTGACCGAGCGCCTCGGTCAGGCGGCGGTGGAATCGGGCATCCCGTTCCTGCCCGGCACGGCCAATGCCGCCGACATCATGCGCGGGCTCGACCTCGGGCTCACCCATTTCAAGTTCTTCCCTGCCTCGACTTCGGGTGGCCTGCCCGCGCTCAAGGCGCTTGCCGCGCCCTTCTATCAGGCGCGCTTTTGTCCGACCGGCGGGATCAGCGCGGCCACCGCGCCCGAATGGCTCGGCTTTGACCGAGTGCTCTGCGTGGGGGGCAGCTGGGTCGTGCCCAAGGGCGTGCCCGACGAGGCCGAAATCGAGCGTCTTGCACGCGAAGCCTCGACTCTCGGCAAGGACTGA